A genome region from Bacteroides stercoris ATCC 43183 includes the following:
- a CDS encoding class I SAM-dependent rRNA methyltransferase, with amino-acid sequence MYKVYLKPGKEESLKRFHPWVFSGAIAHFDGEPEEGEVVEIYTSKKEFIAKGHFQIGSIAVRVLSFCRDEAIDAGFWKRKLSIAYDMRRSIGIAGNPTNNTYRLVHGEGDNLPGLVIDIYARTAVMQAHSAGMHLDRMAIADALTEVMGDQIDNIYYKSETTLPFKADLYPENGFLKGGSADNIAMEYGLKFHIDWLKGQKTGFFVDQRENRSLLERYANGRSVLNMFCYTGGFSVYAMRGNATLVHSVDSSAKAIDLTNKNIELNFPGDNRHAAYAEDAFKYLDRMGDQYDLIILDPPAFAKHRDALRNALQGYRKLNVKAFEKIKPGGILFTFSCSQAVSKENFRTAVFTAAAMSGRSVRILHQLTQPADHPVSIYHPEGEYLKGLVLYVE; translated from the coding sequence ATGTATAAAGTATATCTAAAGCCAGGTAAGGAAGAATCATTAAAACGTTTTCACCCCTGGGTGTTTTCAGGTGCCATCGCACATTTCGACGGAGAGCCGGAGGAAGGGGAAGTTGTTGAAATCTATACATCCAAAAAAGAGTTCATAGCCAAAGGACATTTCCAAATCGGCAGCATTGCCGTCCGTGTACTCAGCTTCTGCCGGGACGAGGCTATCGATGCCGGCTTCTGGAAACGCAAACTCAGCATAGCTTACGATATGCGACGCAGCATCGGCATAGCCGGAAATCCCACCAACAACACTTACCGTCTGGTACACGGCGAGGGCGACAACCTGCCGGGGCTCGTGATTGACATCTATGCCCGCACAGCCGTGATGCAGGCACATTCCGCCGGTATGCACCTCGACCGCATGGCGATAGCCGATGCACTGACCGAGGTGATGGGCGACCAAATAGACAATATATACTATAAATCCGAAACGACACTCCCCTTCAAAGCCGACCTCTATCCTGAAAACGGTTTCCTGAAAGGGGGAAGCGCGGATAACATCGCCATGGAATACGGTCTGAAATTCCATATCGACTGGCTGAAAGGCCAGAAAACCGGTTTCTTTGTAGACCAGCGCGAGAACCGTTCACTGCTGGAACGCTATGCCAACGGCCGCAGTGTGCTGAACATGTTCTGCTATACCGGCGGTTTTTCGGTTTACGCCATGCGCGGCAATGCCACACTGGTACATTCCGTAGACAGCTCGGCCAAAGCCATCGACCTGACCAACAAGAATATCGAATTGAACTTTCCCGGCGACAACCGTCATGCAGCCTATGCAGAGGATGCCTTTAAGTACCTTGACCGCATGGGCGACCAATACGACCTTATCATTCTGGACCCGCCGGCATTTGCCAAGCACCGCGATGCCCTGCGCAACGCCCTGCAAGGCTATCGGAAACTCAACGTCAAAGCTTTCGAGAAAATCAAACCGGGAGGCATACTTTTCACATTCTCCTGTTCGCAGGCCGTCAGCAAAGAGAATTTCCGCACTGCCGTATTCACCGCCGCTGCCATGTCGGGCCGCAGCGTGCGCATCCTGCACCAGTTGACGCAGCCCGCCGACCACCCGGTAAGCATCTATCACCCCGAAGGCGAATACCTGAAAGGACTTGTGCTATACGTGGAATAA
- a CDS encoding 3'-5' exonuclease: MIIRRSINKEEVKDMPKAVFPGQIHVVQTPQEAERAVAYLKKCSILGIDSETRPSFTKGQSHKVALLQISSEEHCFLFRLNLTGLTLPVITLLETPAVTKVGLSLRDDFMMLHKRAPFEQRGCIELQEYVRTFGIQDRSLQKIYAILFGEKISKSQRLSNWEADVLTPSQQQYAATDAWACLNIYNRLQELKRTGDFELAIEESCHTTTL, from the coding sequence ATGATTATCAGAAGAAGTATAAATAAAGAAGAAGTAAAGGACATGCCGAAAGCCGTCTTCCCCGGACAGATACACGTTGTCCAGACTCCTCAAGAGGCAGAGCGTGCTGTGGCTTATCTGAAAAAATGCTCCATACTGGGTATCGACAGCGAAACGCGTCCGTCATTCACCAAAGGGCAGTCGCATAAGGTGGCTTTATTGCAGATTTCATCGGAAGAGCATTGTTTCCTTTTCCGCCTCAACCTCACCGGGCTCACCCTTCCGGTTATCACATTGCTCGAAACCCCCGCCGTAACCAAAGTCGGCCTCTCCCTGCGCGACGACTTCATGATGCTGCACAAACGTGCTCCGTTTGAACAGCGCGGCTGCATCGAGCTGCAGGAATATGTCCGCACGTTCGGCATTCAGGACAGAAGCCTTCAAAAGATATATGCCATCCTTTTCGGAGAAAAGATTTCAAAGAGCCAGCGCCTGTCCAACTGGGAAGCCGATGTGCTGACACCGTCCCAACAACAATACGCAGCTACCGACGCATGGGCCTGCCTGAACATATACAACCGGCTGCAGGAGCTGAAGCGTACCGGTGATTTTGAACTGGCAATCGAAGAAAGTTGCCACACAACCACATTATAA
- a CDS encoding DUF5063 domain-containing protein, with amino-acid sequence MKKESQVIFDRNVVEFVTVAAEFCKFLEQTETMKRSVFVDTSLKILPLLYLKASMLPKCETIGDEALETFVTEETYEILRMNLAGILAEKDDYLDVFVSDMKYSDQPITKNISEDLADIYQDIRDFIFVFQLGLNETMNDSLAACQEHFALYWGQKLVNTLRALHDVKYNQPDEEEENEEAEEDE; translated from the coding sequence ATGAAAAAAGAAAGTCAAGTGATATTCGACCGCAATGTCGTGGAATTCGTAACCGTAGCTGCCGAGTTCTGCAAGTTTCTGGAACAGACGGAAACCATGAAGCGTTCCGTCTTCGTCGATACATCCTTAAAGATACTTCCCCTGCTTTATCTCAAGGCATCCATGCTTCCCAAATGCGAAACGATAGGCGATGAAGCCCTCGAAACATTCGTAACAGAGGAAACTTACGAAATACTCCGCATGAACCTGGCCGGTATTCTTGCCGAAAAGGACGATTACCTGGATGTATTTGTATCGGATATGAAGTACAGCGACCAGCCCATCACCAAAAACATTTCCGAGGATTTGGCCGACATCTACCAGGACATCAGAGACTTTATTTTCGTATTCCAGCTGGGACTCAACGAGACGATGAACGATTCACTCGCCGCCTGCCAGGAACACTTCGCCCTATACTGGGGCCAAAAGCTGGTGAACACCCTGCGTGCCCTGCACGATGTGAAGTACAACCAACCGGATGAGGAAGAGGAAAACGAGGAAGCGGAGGAAGATGAATAA
- a CDS encoding FtsK/SpoIIIE family DNA translocase, with protein MVKKNTTKDTEHSISFFGKAAAVLKNETVHFVAGLILVIFSVYLLLAFSSFFFTGAADQSIIDSGNAQELISTHNGVKNYAGSRGAQLASYLINDCFGISSFFILVFLAVAGLKLMRVRVVRLWKWFIGCSLLLIWFSIFFGFVFVDQYKDSFLYLGGMHGYNVSNWLVSQVGVPGLWMILLVTAICFLIYLSARTVIWLRKLFSLSFLKHKEKAERKSGEAPEEFTDSWTVKGKKSPVMAETASDAGREEETKAPEEAGKEEKDEDAHEIMLDLGDAATHKASLAKEKEEDEVLMTIETPPSDTVSAIPASGRQEEKGPVFEVETVEDEEYRGPEIEPYNPCLDLENYHYPTIDLMKHYDNAEPTIDMAEQNANKDKIINTLRSFGIEISTIKATVGPTVTLYEITPEQGVRISKIRGLEDDIALSLSALGIRIIAPIPGKGTIGIEVPNSNPKIVSGQSIIGSKKFQESTYDLPIALGKTITNEVFMVDLCKMPHVLVAGATGQGKSVGLNAIITSLLYKKHPAELKFVLVDPKKVEFSIYSVIEHHFLAKLPDGEDAIITDVTKVVQTLNSICIEMDTRYDLLKAAHVRNIKEYNEKFINRRLNPEKGHKFMPYIVVVIDEFGDLIMTAGKDVELPIARIAQLARAVGIHMIIATQRPTTNIITGTIKANFPARIAFRVSAMVDSRTILDRPGANQLIGRGDMLFLQGADPVRVQCAFIDTPEVAEITKFIARQQGYPTAFYLPEYVDENANGDLGDVDMGRLDPLFEDAARLIVYQQQGSTSLIQRKFAIGYNRAGRIMDQLEKAGIVGPAQGSKAREVFCVDITDLETRLNNL; from the coding sequence ATGGTCAAAAAAAATACAACTAAAGATACGGAACACTCTATCTCTTTTTTCGGAAAGGCAGCTGCTGTCTTAAAGAATGAAACCGTTCATTTTGTTGCCGGTCTGATACTGGTAATCTTTTCGGTTTATCTGCTGCTGGCCTTTTCGTCTTTCTTCTTTACGGGGGCGGCAGACCAGAGCATTATAGATTCGGGTAATGCGCAGGAACTGATTTCCACGCATAACGGCGTGAAGAACTATGCCGGTTCGCGTGGGGCGCAGCTTGCCAGTTATTTGATAAACGATTGCTTCGGCATCTCTTCCTTTTTCATCTTGGTGTTTCTGGCTGTAGCCGGATTAAAGCTGATGCGTGTCCGCGTGGTACGTTTGTGGAAGTGGTTCATAGGATGCTCCCTGCTGCTGATTTGGTTCTCGATATTCTTCGGGTTCGTGTTTGTGGACCAATATAAGGACTCTTTCCTCTATCTGGGCGGCATGCACGGATATAATGTCAGCAACTGGCTGGTGTCTCAAGTGGGAGTGCCGGGGTTGTGGATGATACTGCTGGTTACTGCTATATGCTTCCTTATTTATCTGAGTGCACGTACCGTTATCTGGTTGAGAAAACTTTTCAGTCTCAGTTTCCTGAAACATAAAGAAAAGGCGGAACGCAAATCCGGTGAAGCTCCGGAAGAGTTTACAGATTCCTGGACTGTAAAGGGGAAGAAGTCGCCGGTAATGGCGGAAACGGCTTCTGATGCGGGAAGAGAAGAAGAAACGAAGGCTCCGGAAGAAGCCGGAAAAGAAGAGAAGGATGAGGATGCTCATGAGATAATGCTCGACCTGGGAGATGCCGCAACGCATAAAGCTTCACTTGCCAAAGAAAAAGAAGAAGACGAAGTGCTTATGACGATTGAGACTCCGCCGTCCGATACCGTTTCCGCCATTCCGGCATCGGGACGGCAAGAGGAAAAAGGTCCTGTCTTTGAGGTGGAGACAGTGGAGGATGAAGAGTATCGCGGTCCGGAAATAGAGCCGTATAACCCTTGTCTTGACTTGGAAAACTATCATTATCCGACCATTGACCTGATGAAGCATTATGACAATGCCGAACCGACCATCGATATGGCAGAACAGAATGCCAATAAGGATAAGATTATCAATACGCTGCGCAGCTTCGGTATCGAAATCAGTACCATTAAAGCTACGGTGGGCCCTACGGTGACGCTGTATGAGATTACGCCGGAACAGGGTGTCCGTATCTCCAAGATACGCGGTCTGGAAGATGATATCGCACTCAGCCTTTCCGCGCTGGGCATCCGTATCATTGCTCCGATACCGGGAAAGGGAACAATCGGTATTGAAGTGCCTAATTCCAATCCGAAGATTGTCTCGGGCCAGAGCATCATCGGCAGTAAGAAGTTTCAGGAGTCTACGTACGACCTGCCTATTGCATTGGGCAAGACCATTACCAATGAGGTCTTTATGGTGGATTTGTGTAAAATGCCCCACGTGCTCGTGGCGGGTGCTACCGGTCAGGGTAAGTCTGTCGGGTTGAATGCCATCATTACTTCCCTGCTCTATAAGAAGCATCCCGCGGAACTGAAGTTCGTGCTGGTGGACCCGAAGAAAGTGGAGTTCAGTATCTATTCGGTGATAGAACATCATTTCCTTGCCAAGCTGCCCGACGGTGAGGATGCCATTATAACGGATGTTACCAAGGTTGTACAGACTTTGAACTCTATCTGTATCGAAATGGACACCCGTTACGACCTGCTGAAAGCTGCACATGTGCGTAATATCAAAGAATACAACGAGAAGTTTATCAACCGCCGCCTGAATCCGGAAAAGGGACATAAGTTCATGCCGTATATCGTGGTGGTGATTGATGAGTTCGGCGATTTGATTATGACAGCCGGTAAGGATGTGGAACTGCCTATTGCCCGTATCGCCCAGTTGGCGCGTGCCGTAGGTATACACATGATTATCGCTACCCAGCGTCCTACGACGAATATCATTACGGGTACGATTAAGGCCAACTTCCCGGCACGTATCGCTTTCCGGGTGTCGGCTATGGTGGACTCCCGTACCATCCTCGACCGGCCGGGAGCCAACCAGTTGATCGGTCGCGGCGATATGCTGTTCCTGCAAGGTGCGGACCCGGTTCGTGTGCAGTGCGCGTTTATCGATACGCCGGAAGTGGCGGAGATAACGAAATTCATAGCCCGTCAGCAGGGGTATCCCACTGCATTCTACCTGCCTGAGTATGTGGATGAAAATGCAAACGGCGATTTGGGCGATGTGGATATGGGACGTCTTGACCCGCTGTTTGAAGATGCCGCCCGGCTGATAGTGTATCAGCAGCAAGGTTCCACTTCGCTTATCCAGCGTAAATTTGCCATCGGTTATAATCGTGCGGGGCGTATTATGGACCAGTTGGAGAAAGCCGGGATTGTAGGTCCGGCGCAAGGCAGTAAAGCGCGTGAGGTGTTCTGCGTGGATATAACGGACTTGGAAACGCGCTTGAACAATTTGTAA
- a CDS encoding LolA-like putative outer membrane lipoprotein chaperone codes for MKINSLLFTVWMLFLTIPTVAQQPDARDILDRAADAFRREGGVKITFSVRAPEGNTNGSIRLKGDKFLLETEGVTTWFDGRTQWSYLASSDEVNVSEPTPEELQSINPYSWLSLYKQDYKLKVAKTGNASDDTAYKVVMNATKRSQDMQCIILYIEKGSFRPLKLSMVQRGSKDAAVVFINSYQTGKNYDDSLFVFDRKAYPTAELVDLR; via the coding sequence ATGAAAATCAACAGTCTTTTATTCACAGTCTGGATGCTTTTCCTGACTATCCCTACGGTTGCACAGCAGCCGGATGCCAGAGATATACTTGACCGTGCGGCAGATGCTTTTCGCAGGGAAGGTGGGGTCAAAATCACTTTCTCCGTCCGTGCGCCTGAAGGAAATACGAACGGTTCCATCCGTTTGAAAGGCGATAAATTTCTGCTGGAGACGGAAGGAGTGACGACATGGTTCGACGGACGCACACAGTGGAGTTATCTTGCTTCGAGCGATGAGGTTAATGTTTCCGAACCCACTCCCGAAGAGTTGCAGAGCATCAATCCTTATTCGTGGTTGTCGCTCTATAAGCAGGATTATAAGCTGAAAGTGGCTAAAACCGGCAATGCTTCGGATGATACGGCGTATAAAGTGGTGATGAACGCTACCAAACGCAGCCAGGATATGCAATGTATTATCCTGTATATAGAAAAAGGTTCGTTCCGCCCGTTAAAACTGAGTATGGTTCAGCGGGGCAGCAAAGATGCGGCAGTAGTGTTCATAAATTCCTATCAGACGGGCAAGAACTATGATGACAGCCTTTTTGTGTTTGACAGGAAAGCATATCCTACAGCCGAACTGGTTGATTTAAGATGA
- the trxB gene encoding thioredoxin-disulfide reductase, which produces MEAEKVKCLIIGSGPAGYTAAIYAARANLSPVLYEGLQPGGQLTTTTDIENFPGYPEGISGTQMMEDLRKQAERFGADLRFGVATAADLSKSPYKITIDEEKVIEAQTVIIATGAAAKYLGLEDEKKYAGMGVSACATCDGFFYRKKVVAVVGGGDTACEEASYLAGLASKVYLIVRKPFLRASKIMQKRVMENEKIEVLFEHNAVGLYGDNGVEGVHLVKRMGEADEQRYDLAIDGFFLAIGHKPNSDIFKPYVDTDETGYILTDPGTPRTKVPGVFAAGDVADPHYRQAITAAATGCMAAIEAERFLLN; this is translated from the coding sequence ATGGAAGCAGAAAAAGTAAAGTGTTTAATTATAGGTTCCGGTCCTGCCGGATATACCGCAGCTATCTATGCTGCACGTGCCAATCTTTCTCCGGTGCTTTATGAGGGGCTTCAACCCGGCGGACAGTTGACCACCACCACCGATATCGAGAATTTTCCCGGTTATCCGGAAGGTATCAGCGGTACGCAGATGATGGAGGATTTGCGCAAACAGGCTGAACGCTTCGGTGCGGACTTGCGTTTCGGCGTGGCTACGGCTGCCGATTTGAGTAAGTCTCCCTATAAGATAACCATTGATGAAGAAAAGGTCATTGAAGCGCAAACCGTTATTATTGCTACCGGTGCTGCTGCCAAGTATTTAGGACTGGAAGACGAGAAGAAATATGCCGGCATGGGTGTCAGCGCCTGTGCTACCTGTGACGGTTTCTTCTATCGGAAGAAGGTCGTAGCGGTAGTTGGCGGCGGCGATACGGCATGTGAGGAAGCCTCTTATCTGGCGGGTCTGGCAAGCAAAGTGTACCTGATTGTGCGTAAACCGTTCTTGCGTGCTTCCAAGATTATGCAGAAGCGTGTAATGGAGAATGAGAAAATAGAAGTTTTGTTTGAACACAATGCAGTAGGATTATATGGAGATAACGGTGTGGAAGGCGTACACTTGGTGAAGCGTATGGGTGAAGCGGACGAACAGCGTTATGACCTGGCTATCGACGGCTTTTTCCTGGCTATCGGCCATAAGCCTAATTCCGATATTTTCAAACCGTATGTCGACACCGACGAAACGGGCTATATACTGACAGATCCCGGTACTCCCCGTACAAAGGTTCCCGGAGTGTTTGCAGCGGGAGATGTTGCCGACCCTCATTACCGTCAGGCCATCACAGCGGCAGCTACAGGATGTATGGCAGCGATTGAGGCGGAAAGATTCTTGTTAAATTAA
- a CDS encoding Crp/Fnr family transcriptional regulator codes for MVKINLSDINVPELIPDIWSPLNEEQREFLANHFTLQNYKKNEIIHCEGETPTCLMCLLNGKVKIYKDGVGGRSQIIRMIKPTEYFGYRPYFAKADYVTAACAFEPSLVCLIPMTAIMTLLSQNNELAMFFIRRLSIDLGIADERTVNLTQKHIRGRLAESLIFLKESYGLEEDGSTLSIYLSREDLANLSNMTTSNAIRTLSQFAAERLITIDGRKIKIIDEEKLKKISKIG; via the coding sequence ATGGTAAAAATAAATTTATCCGATATTAATGTTCCGGAGTTGATTCCCGATATATGGTCACCTCTGAATGAAGAACAGCGAGAGTTTCTTGCCAACCATTTTACGCTTCAGAATTATAAGAAGAACGAAATTATCCATTGTGAAGGCGAGACACCTACTTGCCTGATGTGTCTGCTGAATGGAAAAGTCAAAATCTATAAAGACGGTGTGGGCGGAAGAAGCCAGATTATCCGTATGATCAAGCCCACTGAGTATTTCGGATATCGCCCTTATTTTGCCAAAGCGGATTATGTAACCGCTGCCTGTGCATTTGAACCGTCATTGGTCTGTCTGATACCCATGACTGCCATAATGACATTACTATCGCAAAACAATGAACTGGCGATGTTCTTTATCAGACGATTGTCCATTGACCTCGGTATCGCCGACGAACGTACGGTGAACCTCACCCAAAAGCATATCCGCGGCCGTCTGGCAGAATCGCTTATTTTCCTCAAAGAAAGCTATGGCCTGGAAGAGGACGGTTCTACTTTAAGTATCTACCTGTCCCGTGAAGATTTAGCCAACCTTTCCAATATGACAACATCCAATGCTATCCGCACCCTCTCACAATTTGCTGCGGAACGCCTGATTACCATTGACGGAAGAAAAATCAAAATTATCGACGAGGAAAAGCTGAAGAAGATAAGTAAGATAGGATAA
- a CDS encoding glutamine synthetase III, translating into MSKMRFFALQELANRRPLEVITPSNKLSDYYGSHVFDRKKMQEYLPKEAYKAVTDAIEKGTPINREMADLIANGMKSWAKSLNVTHYTHWFQPLTDGTAEKHDGFIEFGEDGDVIERFSGKLLIQQEPDASSFPNGGIRNTFEARGYTAWDVSSPAFVVDTTLCIPTIFISYTGEALDYKTPLLKALAAVDKAATDVCQLFDKNIARVYTNLGWEQEYFLVDLALYNARPDLCLTGRTLMGHSSAKDQQLEDHYFGSIPPRVTAFMKELEIECHKLGIPVKTRHNEVAPNQFELAPIFENANLANDHNQLVMDLMKRIARKHNFAVLLHEKPYSGVNGSGKHNNWSLCTDTGINLFAPGKNPKGNMLFLTFLVNVLMMVYKNQDLLRASIASAGNSYRLGANEAPPAILSIFLGKQLSSILDEIARQVSNSKMTAEEKTTLKLGIGRIPEILLDTTDRNRTSPFAFTGNRFEFRAAGSSANCAAAMIAINAAMANQLNEFKVSIEKLMEEGVGKDEAIFRILKETIIASEPIRFEGDGYSEQWKQEAAKRGLTNICHVPEALMRYMDNQARSVLIGERIFNETELACRLEVELEKYTMKVQIESRVLGDLAINHIVPTAVIYQNRLLENLRGLRETFTPEEYEILSADRKELIREISHRVTAIKMQVREMTEARKVANHMDNYKDKAFAYEETVRPYLESIREHIDNLEMEIDDEIWPLPKYRELLFTK; encoded by the coding sequence ATGTCAAAAATGAGATTTTTTGCTTTGCAAGAGCTCGCCAATCGCCGCCCTCTTGAAGTCATCACTCCTTCAAACAAGTTGTCCGATTATTACGGCAGCCATGTTTTCGACCGTAAAAAGATGCAGGAATACCTGCCCAAAGAAGCCTACAAAGCTGTAACAGACGCCATTGAAAAAGGAACTCCCATCAACAGGGAAATGGCCGATTTAATAGCAAACGGCATGAAAAGCTGGGCAAAATCCCTGAACGTTACCCACTACACCCACTGGTTCCAACCTCTGACAGACGGTACAGCCGAAAAGCATGACGGCTTCATCGAATTCGGAGAAGACGGAGATGTCATTGAACGCTTTTCCGGAAAGCTGCTTATCCAACAGGAACCGGATGCTTCTTCTTTCCCCAACGGTGGTATCCGCAACACATTCGAGGCACGCGGATATACGGCATGGGATGTTTCTTCACCGGCTTTTGTCGTAGACACCACGCTCTGTATCCCAACAATCTTCATCTCCTACACAGGCGAGGCGCTGGACTATAAGACACCTCTGCTCAAGGCCCTTGCAGCTGTGGACAAAGCCGCAACGGATGTCTGCCAGCTTTTCGACAAGAACATAGCACGCGTATATACGAACTTGGGCTGGGAACAGGAATATTTCCTCGTCGACCTGGCGCTCTATAACGCACGTCCCGACTTATGCCTGACAGGACGTACACTCATGGGGCACTCTTCTGCCAAAGACCAGCAGTTGGAAGACCATTATTTCGGTTCTATCCCGCCACGTGTCACTGCCTTTATGAAAGAACTGGAAATAGAGTGCCACAAACTGGGCATTCCCGTCAAGACGCGCCACAACGAGGTTGCCCCCAACCAGTTTGAGCTGGCCCCCATCTTCGAGAACGCCAATCTTGCCAACGACCACAACCAGCTGGTTATGGATTTGATGAAACGCATCGCACGCAAACACAACTTTGCCGTGCTGTTGCATGAAAAGCCATACAGCGGCGTGAACGGTTCGGGCAAGCATAACAACTGGTCGCTCTGCACCGATACGGGAATAAACCTTTTTGCTCCGGGAAAAAATCCGAAAGGCAACATGCTGTTCCTCACATTCCTTGTGAATGTACTGATGATGGTATACAAAAACCAGGACTTGCTCCGCGCTTCCATTGCAAGTGCCGGAAACAGCTACCGCTTAGGCGCCAATGAGGCTCCCCCTGCCATTTTATCCATATTCCTGGGCAAGCAGTTATCTTCCATCCTCGATGAGATAGCCCGTCAGGTAAGCAACAGTAAGATGACAGCCGAGGAAAAGACTACGCTAAAGTTAGGTATCGGACGTATCCCTGAGATTCTGCTGGACACGACAGACCGCAACCGCACCTCTCCTTTCGCTTTCACGGGAAACCGTTTTGAGTTCCGCGCCGCCGGTTCATCAGCCAACTGTGCTGCGGCAATGATTGCCATCAATGCGGCAATGGCCAACCAACTGAACGAATTCAAAGTATCCATTGAGAAGCTCATGGAAGAGGGTGTCGGCAAGGACGAAGCCATTTTCCGCATTCTGAAAGAAACAATCATCGCCTCGGAACCCATCCGTTTTGAAGGAGACGGCTATTCCGAACAATGGAAACAGGAAGCTGCCAAACGCGGACTGACCAATATCTGCCATGTGCCGGAAGCCTTGATGCGTTATATGGACAACCAGGCACGTTCCGTACTCATCGGCGAACGCATCTTCAACGAAACGGAGCTGGCCTGCCGTCTTGAAGTGGAACTGGAAAAGTACACAATGAAAGTACAGATTGAAAGCCGCGTTTTAGGTGATCTTGCCATCAACCATATCGTACCGACTGCCGTTATCTACCAGAACCGTTTGCTGGAAAACCTGCGTGGACTGCGCGAAACTTTCACTCCGGAAGAGTATGAAATACTCAGCGCTGACCGCAAGGAACTGATACGTGAAATCTCCCACCGCGTAACAGCCATCAAAATGCAGGTACGTGAAATGACGGAAGCCCGCAAGGTTGCCAACCACATGGACAATTACAAAGACAAGGCCTTTGCATACGAAGAAACAGTACGCCCCTACCTGGAAAGCATCCGCGAGCATATCGACAATCTTGAAATGGAAATAGATGATGAGATATGGCCGTTGCCGAAGTACAGGGAACTGCTGTTCACCAAATGA